One Alnus glutinosa chromosome 13, dhAlnGlut1.1, whole genome shotgun sequence genomic window, CTTAGGCACTATGAAGCGAAAGACGGTTGGGCTGCGTACTCCTCAACACCAAGATGACGAAAACAGATGATGAGCAAGCATAGAACGAAGATGATGTGTGACATAttttatgatgatttttttttactacatgTATcagtatgcctatgagtttgaatgagacagaacatatgtatacagTTACAGCTATTgcataaaatgttttatttgaaatttcatACTAGACGTATcgatatgcctatgagtttgaatggaacagagcATATGCATATGGTTACGGCTATAGtgcatataatattttataaggCACTATGCTTAATTGTGCTTAGATATTTGTATTTCTCAAAGGTTTGGAAATGCTCGTATCTGAGCATAGTTGGGTTATGATATGCTTAGATATGCGTAGATACTGGTATTTCCCGAAGGTTTGGAAATGCTCGTATCTCTATATAGCTGGGTATGATGCCACTCATTTTCTGCCTAGATGTACCCGTTTGCTTGTATTTCCAGAAAGTTTGTAAAGCTTGTATACGAGTATAGCTGAGTCACatgatacacacacacacacacacacacacaatatgTTACAACTGGACTTATATATATGTGCTTCCAAGCGGGAGATTGGAACTCgtatatatattcacagctacatagtatgatTTTACTTATTTATAAATTGCCAGTGTTTACCTTATCAACTTTCGGAATGTTTTAAAAGGAAGTATTATACTAATGGTAGCTGTTATTATAAACATAtgatataaagaaagaaatggcGGCTCATTACGAAAACTTAGTGTGTTTTAAAATGCTGAGACCGTTGattcattatttcacctatgcaGACGTGGCTAATACTACGACTGTGTagatgttgttgttgttgcaggTTTAGGCGTCATCTGTGGTAGATCGTGTGCTAGCCTAGTGGTCATTGAAGGGATTCCTTCGTAGTACTTTTGGAGGCACTGACTTTGCCTAAGTCAATCTCTCCTCATTAAGAAAGTGATTTGTATATTGTATTAGTAATTTGAGATGTAATGATATTGTATAATGATATAGAAGCTCTGTTAGTATATTGGAAATGTATATATGGTCAATTTAAAGACAAATTATTCAGGCTTTCCATTGCAATGATTGTTTAGGGATTTAGAAGTAGTGTCTCGTGGttaaatgattttaatttttcactcTGCCCTTGAATCTGTGGCGGGACGTTACATCAAGGCCCTTGCCAGCTCACCTAACGGCCACGACGCCCCACTACCGGGTATGGCTCCCAAAGACCACACCAATCCACGTACGACTTGCGCACGCCCCTCGTGCATTCACCTCAACTATAGTCACATCCTAGGCCTAGGGACCTATGGAGCCCTACATTAGACCCTAAAATCTTAAAAAGAACGAAAAATCATGGGCCTATAAAAGGAAATAGGCGGGTTCCCCTAGAGGTATGCCCTTTAATTTTTACCTTAACTCTTTTAGAATTCTCTTCTTCTCCAATCACTTACTTGAGCATCGGACGGGTAGCGTTGGGCCAACCCCAGCCACCCTTTAACCTCCCGTTCTTTACTTGGAGCTCCTCCCTGACTTGGCAGGGTGCTGTCACTGTATCAACACAGCTAACTGATTGCTTTTAATATTGGGTAATTATTTCCTTTTGCGAATTCCAATTGTAGTTTCTTTCTTTATCGACCATTGACTCAACCGTGcatgctttttttattttttccaggTCAAGTTTTGGAACATTGCTACTGATATGTCTGACGTTGAGAGTTGGGCGGAGTGGTATTGGTTCTGTTCGTGACTGATGGTAACAAGTTTGTATTAACATTATGAAGGGAACATCAACAGTATTTCTCAAGGGAACTTCATAAATTTTCCTACTAGTTCTCTGTAATATGCAACTATCATAAGCTTATCTCAGTCATCATGTTTCTGCAAGGAATCCACTGTGCTATCCTCCCATTGAACTATGATACGAATATTGTGAAAATAGAGGTTTGTAAATATTTCGAACATTCCATCTTCCATGTGTGTTTTGTACTTTGTTAAAACATTatgtagagttttttttaattttttattattattatctagaTTAGTAAGTGTGATATAGATAATTgataccaaaaaattaaaacagtaCGTGATTGGCAGAAAAAAGCATTTGGtacattttgtaaaaaaaatattattcagaGTCATCGTCATTATCGTCACTAATGAACATATAATCAGCAATGACAATCGCTCATGTTTATATCATTAACGCGCGACTACACAAAATTGTCCTTGCTGATGATATGAGCATTAATGATGACATTTTTGTAGCTGATGTATGTATCATTAGCTACGACATTGTCGTTGCTGACTATACCAACGAAGAATCTCGGTCGTTGTTGATAACGCGATAATAGTGCCGACTAGCCATCTAATGGCATGGGAGGTACTTTTAGTGACCAATTTCAACATGAACTAGCAGTGATTACAATTGTCATCATTGATAGTAATGATGACTAATAAGGTCGTCACTAATAAGTCTTTATTGACGGGTCGTCAGGTTGATAATAGTTATTAGCGATCACAATAAGACCTTTAGCAACGAATTTGGGTAGTTGATAAAGACTGTTTTTCCTTGTAGTGATTGATGGTGTTCCTCCGATCCCTATTAAAACTTGACTTTATTGGGCAGACTAATCGAAGTGCCTCCCATATTCAAGGCCCACTTCCCTTTCCAACATTTTGTTAATTAAAGTAGGAAGGGGCCATGTAATGGTCGGTGAAAGGCTAAGAGTACCatgtaactttttttctttcctctatTCAAACACATTTAATTTTAGCACAGGAGTTGCACAGAAGCCATCCCAATTTGCGAGTGAGTGAATGAACACTTACCTTTTAGACACTTTTTGGGAAGAGGCAACCCCTAGGCTTATACGAGTATAGATTGTGATGGTTCTGATTTCAGGAACATTAAAGtcgataaaataaatatgagaatttGGAACCATCTTTTTCAAGGTTAGGGTCGGTTTGCGAAATTTGTAATGAAAACCCTAGAGATTTGTGGATGAGAAAAGGCAGGGGGAAAAGATTCTAACCAAATTAGCTAACATaagccaaaaagaaagagaaatttaGGAAAGGACAAAGGTGGTAAGAAGGGCAAAGTCTGAGGTCTGAGATGGTTTTACTGACTTAAATACGTACCTGTCTGTGCGTAAGACGAGCGATATCGAGATGTCAAATCACTACAAGTAcacatgatataaaaaaaataaagaaaaaaaatattagtcaGTGTAGAATTATATTGGTATGATTATGCTATTATGGCGTTGGGTCTGAGAGGAGAAGAGCCCTAAAGAGGGGGAGGCGGAGGCGGAAGGTGGAGGGGCTTATTGTCCGGGAGTTACTTGGAAGAGTCATGGGGTATTGGGTTCGGAAATTGAGGAAAATTTAAAGAATGGCTTTGAAAGCACACCACAAGACAACACCCTCTTTAACTTGTGAAAGCAACAGGTGAGTGTGTGAAAGCTATATCACCCCCATGCACACGTCCCTTTCTGGCTCCTCTCCCCCACATCTGCCGCCTCTCTTGCACATTGGGAATGCCAACCACACATGTTATTATCTTATAGTTAACACCATGCGCAAGTTAGATCTCTTCAGCAGCTCATCATCATGGGTACATGCATCATCCATGCATATTGATAGGCCCCGCATGGCCGCATGTGCATACATATATTTATCACACCCCCATAAACAACACAAATAAACAGTACTGGGAAACAAGTGTTCCCTGCCCTCTTTCCCCTCTTATATCTATCTACTAGGCCAAATAGGGAGggaaccctctctctctctctctctctctctctctctctctctctcggacctTTCTTTCGCAACTCATAATCAAGAAAAAGCAGATCCAAGGTGGTGCTGGTGGTTAAGCTGTCAAtctatcaatcaatcaatcaatcaagcaGACCAATcatcaatcaatttttaaaagaaaaggaaatcaaaAATGTCCTCCTCTTCTACCTTGTCTTTGGACCACCTTCCTCCCTCCGAGCAGCTCTGTTATGTCCATTGCAACATTTGCGACACTGTCCTCGCGGTATATATCATCATATTTCATTTCACCCTTAATATTCTTTCCTGCACTTAAATCCTCTCCTCTCTAGCtagggtttatttattttttaatattttatgtgcATCTTTGGTTTGGTTTAGGTGAGTGTCCCGTGCACCAGTTTGTTCAAGACTGTCACGGTAAGATGTGGCCACTGCACCAACCTCCTACCAGTGAACATGCGAGGGTTGCTTCTGCCTTCGGCTAATCAGTTTCATCTCGGTcactctttcttctcttcttcccatAATCTTCTGGTACGGGTTTACTTGCTACAGTTATATTAGTTaccttcatctttttcttttttaagtttattaatTATATGTCTTGTTTGTTTATGATTTTGTCGCAGGAAGAGATACCAAATCCAACCCCAAACTTCTTGATCAACCAAACCAATGCGAGTGAATTCACTATGCCTGCACGGGGAGGAGTCGATGAGCTCCCCCGGCCCCCAGTCATAAATAGACGTGAGATgcatatatttaaatattttccttttttactcATTCTTTGAGATCCAGTTTTCGCTTTGAGGAAATTTTCTTGAGACTGCCCTGTCCacgctttttcttttttgagacaCGTTAATTTTAGGCCCAAAATATTTGCACTTTGGCATCTACAACCTACAATTCTTTATGCAGAATCAGAAGATCATGAACAagaaatatgtatatttatgttttatctATGAAACCATTTGCCTTTTCTCCCACTTCGACTGTGTTGAGGCCTTCTGGTCACTACTCGATCACTAGTATGGTGGATGAGTAGAAATTCTATGAAGTAGAAGCCAAACCCTCTTATGCCTCCCAATATTCCAGCATTCATCCTTTATATTTCATGCCTTTTCTTGCATGTTTTCTCTTTTATGATAATTAGTCTGGGAATAGCATGAACCCTAACTGCTATAATACTTGCACACCAATCCTACTGTTTGCACTTATCCGCAAAACCAAGCAAATCCTTTTATTCTTACTTGTGGGGTATTAAAGCTCCACTCTTGTAGCTGACAAGAATAAAAACATTACTAGGCCATTCTGGTCTTTTTTGCTCAACAAGATACATGCAGGTGTTATCCCCCCGGAAATATAGATGGTAAAGAATGAAAGATGCACCATTTTCTTCCCCGCAATTATAGTTAGTTAAAACTTTTTTAGTGGATCGATCATGTATAGATGTACAGGCAGAGATAGAAATAGcgataaaaaattcattaaaagttGGCTAAGAGATCTCAACTTGTCTGTGTTGTATCCAGCTCCGGAGAAGAGACAGAGAGTTCCCTCCGCGTACAACCGCTTCATCAAGTGAGTAATGAtgtcaagctctctctctccacttTTTTTTCTGCATAcatatttcatttataaaaaataaaaataaaagtgctAAATTTGAAGCAAAATGTGAATGGTCCGTCAATGAATCTGCAGGGACGAGATCCAACGCATCAAGTCCGTAAATCCCGATATATCCCACAGAGAAGCCTTCAGCGCCGCTGCCAAGAATGTAATGTCATTTTTGCAAGGGTTCTTCTTTACCAAATTAGCTAGGGttgtttcttcaattttatcaaCAGTGTGGGGTCCTTTGACAAACccgttttgttttctttgtgtcAGTGGGCCCACTTCCCACACATTCACTTTGGTCTCATGCCTGACCAGACTGTGAAGAAGACAAACGTCCGCCAGCAGGTACTTAGAGCCCAGTACACCTTTCATCCGATCGATACCATTGCATGTGAAACATTGCCTAacgtttctcttttcttttgtttctttttaatgaGCTTTAATTTGTAGGAAGGAGAGGACGTCCTGATGAAAGATGGGTATTTCGCTTCAGCTAATGTGGGTGTTTCTCCCTACTAATTAAAGAAGTAAAGCTTCTGCATATAGTAGCTAGTGGTGGGAGACAAATTTTCAAGTTAATTCAGACATGTGTGGTGTGGCAAACTCAATATTCGCTTTAACTTCTTCTTGATCATAACCCATCTGCAAATCAAGGCTTCTCTTAATTAATGTACGTTGATACTTTCTCTAGAATGTAATTTTACATCTTGGAAAACCTAATGTTGGAAGACCTGATCTTATCCTTTTCGTAGTTGTGACATTAATTTCTCACCAATGCCGgctatatctctctctctctctctctctctctctctctatatatatatatatatatatatatatatatatatatatgtgtagcTACCTGCTAATCAACTAGTTCgccttattatatattttaatttcttcttaatTTGATGGTTTGTCTTACTTCCCTTTATTTGGATCGTTTCTTATACTCATATATATGTCAATTgattcaactatatatataactagctagtatatatatataatcttcttCAAAAAGTAGTAGTCAATATTCAATTACCGGATTATACATAACTAGGTACTCCATtaagacttttttcttttcttttcttttctttttttttttttctaattaattctATGCCTAAGGACTTGGTCATGTGTTTTCCGCTTATATGCTACTTCCAACTAGTTGATACGAAAAATAAAAGTTCTAAAATCAAATAGGTTTAGATGATCCCATTTATTTGAGTCATAGAAATGATCATTCATATATGAATCATGATGGTCCAATATTACACATATCCAATTTATATACATTCGCACATTTAACTTGATGTGTGAAACTTGAAGCGATACTTGGATTGATTATAAATAGTTTAGTGAGAAGGAATGATTATTAATTGACTGTTGCATTACAGTACTTGGCGGGTCAGTTCAGCACTGAGCCTTGTCCAGCATATATATTTTGGTACAGCTAGATGTCTACATACGAAGGAACTAAGATAATTACTCAAcctaattacttttttttattaaaaaaagaaatccttTTGTTCTTAACACGTAATGCTGGCCGGGGAAATAATTCCCAGTTGTTGGAGAAAAGTGAGTTTCCTAAAGATGTTTTCTATAATATAAGGTTGAATTGAAGTACTTATGACAGTTATGTAGAGGATTTCTAGCATGGCTGTTTGATCTTAGAAAAGGACGTGGATCATTTAATTTCAGAGTGAATTAATGCATGTAGGGCTTCATTGATCGATTCACTTCATTACCGCGCGTAGAGATCGAGTATTTGATTTTGAAATCGATCTTGATCTAGTTGGGGGTCCAGAATGGATAGACAGGAGTGAAGTAAGATAATTAATTACTGAACCTAATCATTTTAATAAACTTCTTTTTTCCGGTTTTAACTACTAATgctaattaaggaaaagaaaacgaAACTTCCTAATTGTTGATGAAGCTATTGGAAAATTATAGGCTTTGAAAGTAAAAAAGTGATCATGCACGTTTTCCTGAAGAAAGTTTTCTATAGTACATGGTTGAATTGAAGTTTCTTTGAGGCTTTTTGAATTGGTCTATATTAAACAATTAAGGACTTGGACACTGAGTAGTGAGTCGCATGGtcttaaagttttttattttttatttttatttttcctctctaATCAATTTGGGGAAAAGGGGTTGCATGAGATCATCAAACCAAGAGGGGGTAGATTTCCCAACAACATAACCAAACAAAGAAGCTAGCAATActgaaaataacaacaaaaaatagGAAATGTGTCCATAAATAATCTCAAATGAGCCATAAACGATCCGATCCTCTGTAAGATTTGCAAAAGGCAGCAAAGGTAAGCTAAGGAGCACAGAGAGGAACACAAACTTCAAAACGTCCTTCAACTTTTGtcgaattaaaaaattgtaacaaGCATCGAAATTAAGAAGGTTGTTGATGTGGAAGCACTGCCGAACATTGATTAGGTTCCGTCAATGAGAAGAAAAGACCTCAGCATACAAATTCTTGGCATATGAAATGGTTTATAAACAATGACCATAGGACCTAAACAATACTTCCATATTGTTTTGTTGTAAACATTTATTGAGCATCATTTGGCAATTAATTCCATGATAATTAGGTGAAATTTCCACCCAAAGCTACACCAGCTGTTTTGACCACATAAGCATAAATGTGTATGAAATGTTCAAGCTAGAGGAGGTAAATGATTTAAATCAATCTTGTATATGAAAATGAGTATGTATGCCAGCATattatttgttataatttttcccATGTGGGTTGATATTGAATTTTTCCGTCTTACcattaaaagtgaaaaagaatgTGGATTGATATTATAAGTTTGTGTGGTATGCATGCAATCACATAAATATACTCGGTTCAGCCTGTTgatccatttatatatataatatatatatcaacgaACATTCATGAAGAGATCAGAAGTTCAACATGAAAAGTAGAGAAGAATATTATTGCAAAGGAACTCAAATATCTCACAAACACCATCATTGTAGATAAGCAATCTTCAACGTAACatgcatattaattaattgtatcGAGTTTGTAATTACATGCAAAACTGTCGTGCTAATAATTAGGAACACAGAAAGGAGAGGGTCAATGTCAAAATCGCTGTTGAAGAATGTTAACGTGCGTCACTATTAAGCTTTCGTATCAGCGTGAGTCGTAAAGTAGAAAGTGTGCATAGGATACGAGCATTAGCAAAAGGCTATTTCATCCTCCCAATATATAGCACTGTAGTAGTAATCAAAGAAAGGATTGAAAGAGAGTCCCCACAACTGCTGAATCTCTGTGAAAGGTGCTATAATGAAATTGTCCCCCCATTTTCACCTCCAAAAAGCATGAGATCTTGGAACGAAATGCCATCTTCAACTCCAACATAGCAGTTTCACATTCTCACTTTTTGGAAAGCACGCAGCGCTACCGCTATCCTATCAAAAGAAGAGTCCATAAGCTACTATAATTTctgatcaaaatactatatatgtccatttttaaaatatgcaaGTATCATTATGATCATGAATTCCACCCCCAGAGTGCTCAAAAGTAGGAAAACGGATTTGACCCAAAAGATAAAGTTTCGAAGTTtttactctttatatatatatatatattatcaaggGATGACATCTAGCTGCACGTACAATAATAACTCTCCCACAAGTTAAATCCCAATATTCACATCAAAATAACGAGAGATATCAATGGAATAAGGATCATATGTTCTATAAATAGTGAAAATTGTGCAAAATTCATACCTTTATATATCAGTACTATACACCCAGTATGGCCTACGCTCATGGCTTAGATTTTCTTTAcacaaagaatatatatatattgatgcaAAACTAAAAAGTCAGCTTTAATGATGCAAAACTATCATATATTGGAtacttgtttttctttctattttattattattattattattattattagttatagGTAAGGTAAAATGTTAAGTGCATACATAGAATGGAAAATAACAAGAAAGATGGATATGGTAGGATTTTCGAAGAATCCTTAACCTCCTATGAGCAATTAGAGGTGCCATCAACTCACAAACACAAGGTTTAATAATTtactttattaatttcttttgtttaacaACAAAGCAGTATTTCAAATAATAGAATAAGAGTCCAACATGAAATAGGACTTCCATATAACACACGACTCAACAATCTAACATGTTGTCAATAAGACTCCTGAAAGAGATAAATCTAATCCTAcccaaataacaacataaacGAGATAAACAGGAGAGTCATTCACTAACATGTGACCAACTACTcttataacaaaaacaaataaacccAATAACATAGTGACCTAATAGAATAACACTATTGTACTACTAACAATACTGCATTGCACGTAACATTCTCCACCTCTTGAAATTGCCCTTGTCCTCAAAAGTAAAATTGGAAACATAAGTGAAGTTCTTCAAGCGTTTCCTAGGTAGCTTCATTGCATGAAATTTTTTATGCTGTTGCAAGTTTATGGATGAGTCATAACTCACCTACTAAGATAAGTAAATCTATTCCTACTAATGCTCACTGTTGACACTAAGAGTCCTGCCCAAATACAAATACTAAACATGCAGCCAGCTATAACTAAAGCAACAAAGGAGATAACaactactaataataataagatactAACAGGCCCAATACTTGACAATGACTACACATAATATTGCGTACGTAACGTATGATGGAAACTAACAAGAAAGATAAATATGGTAGGATTTTCGAGAAATCCTGAACTTTCTATGAACAAGTAGAGGTGCTCTCAACTCACAAACACAAAGTTTGATAATCCTCGGTCATCCTTTCTTAGCTACGGTTAATGCAAACATAAACTGTAGGATCGGAATTATGAAGATCAAGTTTGAGAATCTAAAGGTAAAATTGAACATCTTCCATACCTTCCAGCAACAACTGGATAAAGTTGAGTGGCTATTTCTAGACTCAATAGAGGACTTGGTTGCAGAGCCCCTCCTTGCATTTAGACTAAAGATTCCTTTGAGGCCGGTATGACACACATCAGGGTGAATAACTGTGATACAGGGCAAAGCACAGGCCAAGCAAATTCATAGCTTCACACTACTACTAGACTCGATGTTCCTCCACTAGCCATACAAAGAATGTCCCAACAACTGCTTCCAGGTAACACTCTCTCACAGTGGTCCAAGAAGATAAACAACAGAATTACAAGGGGCAACGATTGCAGCCCTACATAGAGGGCATTGTACAGAATGGAGATGTTGTTTCCATCCACTTGACGGATCCCATCTACTTGTACTAGAGGAGTCTTTCTCACCCTTTCGCTATTTTTGTTTCTGTAGCTTGTTTAACTGAAGACATTAAACTTAGCATTTATGAGAGGCAACCCactttatttcatttttgtttttgtttattttataatttttagtttttcttaccGACACTTCTCATATTGTATTTTATGATGCTTATTCTTATTACACAGCTGGAGTTGTGCTTTGTTTTTCAAGACATGCGTTTTTGCGTCAAAGTTTGGGGGAGGACTTTCGCCCCACCTTTTCCTTTTCACCCGGCATTGTATCGTTTAAGTTTAGGGGTAGAAAAAACATTCTGCTATCCTATTATACATATTGTGAATGCCTGATCatgttatttctaagaattgggttgaactttaattttgatttctatttcattggtgagcttaag contains:
- the LOC133854726 gene encoding protein YABBY 4-like isoform X2, encoding MSSSSTLSLDHLPPSEQLCYVHCNICDTVLAVSVPCTSLFKTVTVRCGHCTNLLPVNMRGLLLPSANQFHLGHSFFSSSHNLLEEIPNPTPNFLINQTNASEFTMPARGGVDELPRPPVINRPPEKRQRVPSAYNRFIKDEIQRIKSVNPDISHREAFSAAAKNWAHFPHIHFGLMPDQTVKKTNVRQQL
- the LOC133854726 gene encoding protein YABBY 4-like isoform X1 — translated: MSSSSTLSLDHLPPSEQLCYVHCNICDTVLAVSVPCTSLFKTVTVRCGHCTNLLPVNMRGLLLPSANQFHLGHSFFSSSHNLLEEIPNPTPNFLINQTNASEFTMPARGGVDELPRPPVINRPPEKRQRVPSAYNRFIKDEIQRIKSVNPDISHREAFSAAAKNWAHFPHIHFGLMPDQTVKKTNVRQQEGEDVLMKDGYFASANVGVSPY